ACCTGGAAAAATTCCTCCGCCTAAGGTAGACGCCCCTGAAATACTGGGCTAATTTTTCCAATTCAAAAAAGATGATGGGTCTGTTTAATTCCGGCGCAGGTGTTTGGCGGCGGATTTGGCTACTTCAAGGATGCCGGCGGTTTCATTGGCGGTTTTGTCGCGGATAAGCTGGGCGAACTGCTGGGTGGCGGCGTAAACGGCGTCTTTGCCGGGGCCGGGGGTGGTGTCAAACAGCCTGGCTACCGGGATTCTCATGGCTTCGGCCAGTTTTTGTATGGTTTGAAGGCTCGCTTTCCTGCCCTTGGTCTCAATGTAAGCCAGAAAACTTGAACTTATCTGCGCCAGTTCGGCCAGGCGTTCAATGGTAAGCCCCGCTTTTTTCCGCTCTTCCCGAATCCTTTCCCCAACAATGTCGTAAA
This Elusimicrobiota bacterium DNA region includes the following protein-coding sequences:
- a CDS encoding helix-turn-helix transcriptional regulator, yielding MPRNIYDIVGERIREERKKAGLTIERLAELAQISSSFLAYIETKGRKASLQTIQKLAEAMRIPVARLFDTTPGPGKDAVYAATQQFAQLIRDKTANETAGILEVAKSAAKHLRRN